In the genome of Amaranthus tricolor cultivar Red isolate AtriRed21 chromosome 15, ASM2621246v1, whole genome shotgun sequence, one region contains:
- the LOC130800892 gene encoding auxin response factor 9 isoform X2 has translation MANSLAFGQPNMSPSGGGDVLYPELWKACAGPLVEIPRVGEKVYYFPQGHMEQLEASTNEELNQRIHMFNLPSKILCNVINVLLLAEKETDEVYAEITLTPEADQTERLKPDPCPPEPPRPAIRSFSKVLTASDTSTHGGFSVLRKHANECLPPLDMTQQTPTQELSAEDLHGYPWRFKHIFRGQPRRHLLTTGWSHFVTSKRLVAGDSFVFLRGELGELRVGVRRVARQQSSMPSSVISSQSMHLGVLATASHAVTANTYFVVYYKPRMSQFIIGLNKYLESVNNGFKVGMRFKMRFEGEDTPERRFTGTIVGVDDLSPQWKNSRWRSLKVQWDESTTIMRPDRVSPWEIEPFGSSVPLDTSDPVVKHKKPRPSMDNPGHAMSVNDSTPWNPSPDIIQGEVEDCKIGTARSVFTGYVTPKPTKQSSVSIENGKKTETVPSYRLFGIDLMQPSTPASREEDSVQELNGTGGHTEETVPSLESVADSEQKSDLSKASQDKKMVLQLASTRDIPSKHSSTRSRTKVQMQGVAVGRAVDLTTLENYNELFDELEKLFDIKGELRPRDKWEIVFTDNEGDVMLVGDDPWPEFCSMAKRIYICSSQEVKKMSPGSKLPPCSLEGDGIVLSAEDSGN, from the exons ATGGCAAATAGTTTAGCATTTGGTCAGCCTAATATGTCTCCTTCTg GTGGAGGTGATGTTCTGTACCCAGAACTGTGGAAGGCTTGTGCAGGTCCATTGGTAGAAATTCCACGTGTTGGGGAAAAGGTTTACTATTTTCCTCAAGGTCATATGGAACAA TTGGAAGCTTCCACAAATGAGGAATTAAATCAGAGAATACATATGTTTAATCTTCCATCAAAGATCTTATGTAATGTGATTAATGTTCTTCTACTG GCTGAAAAAGAAACTGATGAAGTTTATGCTGAAATCACTTTAACCCCTGAAGCAGAT CAAACTGAACGACTTAAGCCTGATCCTTGCCCACCTGAGCCCCCTAGACCGGCAATTAGATCCTTTTCGAAGGTCTTAACTGCATCTGATACAAGTACTCATGGCGGTTTCTCGGTTCTTCGTAAACACGCAAACGAATGCCTTCCTCCATTG GATATGACCCAACAAACTCCGACTCAAGAGTTGTCGGCCGAAGATCTTCATGGTTATCCTTGGCGTTTTAAGCATATCTTCAGAG GCCAACCTCGGAGGCATTTGTTAACAACTGGATGGAGTCATTTTGTGACTTCTAAGAGATTAGTTGCTGGCGATTCCTTTGTTTTTCTAAG AGGAGAACTCGGTGAATTGCGAGTTGGAGTTCGTCGTGTTGCTCGTCAGCAGAGCAGCATGCCCTCGTCTGTGATATCTAGTCAGAGCATGCACCTCGGGGTACTTGCTACCGCATCCCATGCTGTAACCGCTAATACCTACTTTGTGGTCTATTATAAGCCAAG GATGAGTCAGTTCATCATAGGATTGAACAAATATTTGGAGTCGGTCAACAATGGTTTTAAAGTTGGCATGAGGTTCAAGATGAGATTTGAAGGGGAGGATACTCCGGAAAGAAG GTTTACGGGTACAATCGTTGGTGTTGATGATCTCTCGCCCCAGTGGAAGAATTCAAGATGGCGATCATTGAAG GTTCAATGGGACGAGTCCACCACAATTATGAGACCGGATAGGGTTTCTCCATGGGAGATCGAACCTTTCGGGTCTTCTGTCCCTTTAGATACTAGTGATCCTGTTGTAAAGCACAAGAAGCCTCGGCCGTCTATGGATAACCCTGGCCatg CCATGTCGGTTAACGATTCAACACCATGGAATCCTTCTCCTGACATTATTCag GGGGAAGTTGAGGATTGTAAAATTGGAACTGCTAGGTCTGTTTTCACCGGATATGTGACCCCAAAGCCAACGAAACAAAGCAGCGTTTCAATCGAAAATGGGAAGAAAACCGAGACTGTTCCAAGTTATCGGCTGTTTGGTATCGACCTCATGCAACCATCAACACCTGCTTCTCGAGAGGAAGATTCTGTGCAAGAATTAAATGGAACTGGTGGCCACACCGAGGAAACGGTCCCTAGCTTGGAATCGGTTGCTGATTCTGAGCAGAAATCAGATCTTTCCAAGGCTTCTCAAGATAAGAAAATGGTGCTACAATTGGCTTCAACGAGAGATATTCCGAGCAAGCATTCTTCTACCAGAAGTCGGACCAAG GTACAAATGCAAGGTGTTGCGGTTGGTCGGGCTGTCGATTTAACCACATTGGAAAACTACAACGAGCTTTTCGATGAATTAGAGAAACTCTTTGATATAAAGGGTGAACTAAGACCCCGAGACAAATGGGAAATTGTATTTACAGACAATGAGGGCGATGTGATGCTTGTTGGCGATGATCCCTGGCC TGAATTCTGTAGTATGGCGAAAAGAATCTATATATGTTCAAGCCAAGAAGTAAAGAAAATGAGTCCCGGAAGCAAATTACCTCCATGTTCATTAGAAGGCGATGGAATCGTTCTAAGCGCCGAAGATTCCGGGAATTGA
- the LOC130800892 gene encoding auxin response factor 9 isoform X1 has protein sequence MANSLAFGQPNMSPSGGGDVLYPELWKACAGPLVEIPRVGEKVYYFPQGHMEQLEASTNEELNQRIHMFNLPSKILCNVINVLLLAEKETDEVYAEITLTPEADQTERLKPDPCPPEPPRPAIRSFSKVLTASDTSTHGGFSVLRKHANECLPPLDMTQQTPTQELSAEDLHGYPWRFKHIFRGQPRRHLLTTGWSHFVTSKRLVAGDSFVFLRGELGELRVGVRRVARQQSSMPSSVISSQSMHLGVLATASHAVTANTYFVVYYKPRMSQFIIGLNKYLESVNNGFKVGMRFKMRFEGEDTPERRFTGTIVGVDDLSPQWKNSRWRSLKVQWDESTTIMRPDRVSPWEIEPFGSSVPLDTSDPVVKHKKPRPSMDNPGHAAMSVNDSTPWNPSPDIIQGEVEDCKIGTARSVFTGYVTPKPTKQSSVSIENGKKTETVPSYRLFGIDLMQPSTPASREEDSVQELNGTGGHTEETVPSLESVADSEQKSDLSKASQDKKMVLQLASTRDIPSKHSSTRSRTKVQMQGVAVGRAVDLTTLENYNELFDELEKLFDIKGELRPRDKWEIVFTDNEGDVMLVGDDPWPEFCSMAKRIYICSSQEVKKMSPGSKLPPCSLEGDGIVLSAEDSGN, from the exons ATGGCAAATAGTTTAGCATTTGGTCAGCCTAATATGTCTCCTTCTg GTGGAGGTGATGTTCTGTACCCAGAACTGTGGAAGGCTTGTGCAGGTCCATTGGTAGAAATTCCACGTGTTGGGGAAAAGGTTTACTATTTTCCTCAAGGTCATATGGAACAA TTGGAAGCTTCCACAAATGAGGAATTAAATCAGAGAATACATATGTTTAATCTTCCATCAAAGATCTTATGTAATGTGATTAATGTTCTTCTACTG GCTGAAAAAGAAACTGATGAAGTTTATGCTGAAATCACTTTAACCCCTGAAGCAGAT CAAACTGAACGACTTAAGCCTGATCCTTGCCCACCTGAGCCCCCTAGACCGGCAATTAGATCCTTTTCGAAGGTCTTAACTGCATCTGATACAAGTACTCATGGCGGTTTCTCGGTTCTTCGTAAACACGCAAACGAATGCCTTCCTCCATTG GATATGACCCAACAAACTCCGACTCAAGAGTTGTCGGCCGAAGATCTTCATGGTTATCCTTGGCGTTTTAAGCATATCTTCAGAG GCCAACCTCGGAGGCATTTGTTAACAACTGGATGGAGTCATTTTGTGACTTCTAAGAGATTAGTTGCTGGCGATTCCTTTGTTTTTCTAAG AGGAGAACTCGGTGAATTGCGAGTTGGAGTTCGTCGTGTTGCTCGTCAGCAGAGCAGCATGCCCTCGTCTGTGATATCTAGTCAGAGCATGCACCTCGGGGTACTTGCTACCGCATCCCATGCTGTAACCGCTAATACCTACTTTGTGGTCTATTATAAGCCAAG GATGAGTCAGTTCATCATAGGATTGAACAAATATTTGGAGTCGGTCAACAATGGTTTTAAAGTTGGCATGAGGTTCAAGATGAGATTTGAAGGGGAGGATACTCCGGAAAGAAG GTTTACGGGTACAATCGTTGGTGTTGATGATCTCTCGCCCCAGTGGAAGAATTCAAGATGGCGATCATTGAAG GTTCAATGGGACGAGTCCACCACAATTATGAGACCGGATAGGGTTTCTCCATGGGAGATCGAACCTTTCGGGTCTTCTGTCCCTTTAGATACTAGTGATCCTGTTGTAAAGCACAAGAAGCCTCGGCCGTCTATGGATAACCCTGGCCatg CAGCCATGTCGGTTAACGATTCAACACCATGGAATCCTTCTCCTGACATTATTCag GGGGAAGTTGAGGATTGTAAAATTGGAACTGCTAGGTCTGTTTTCACCGGATATGTGACCCCAAAGCCAACGAAACAAAGCAGCGTTTCAATCGAAAATGGGAAGAAAACCGAGACTGTTCCAAGTTATCGGCTGTTTGGTATCGACCTCATGCAACCATCAACACCTGCTTCTCGAGAGGAAGATTCTGTGCAAGAATTAAATGGAACTGGTGGCCACACCGAGGAAACGGTCCCTAGCTTGGAATCGGTTGCTGATTCTGAGCAGAAATCAGATCTTTCCAAGGCTTCTCAAGATAAGAAAATGGTGCTACAATTGGCTTCAACGAGAGATATTCCGAGCAAGCATTCTTCTACCAGAAGTCGGACCAAG GTACAAATGCAAGGTGTTGCGGTTGGTCGGGCTGTCGATTTAACCACATTGGAAAACTACAACGAGCTTTTCGATGAATTAGAGAAACTCTTTGATATAAAGGGTGAACTAAGACCCCGAGACAAATGGGAAATTGTATTTACAGACAATGAGGGCGATGTGATGCTTGTTGGCGATGATCCCTGGCC TGAATTCTGTAGTATGGCGAAAAGAATCTATATATGTTCAAGCCAAGAAGTAAAGAAAATGAGTCCCGGAAGCAAATTACCTCCATGTTCATTAGAAGGCGATGGAATCGTTCTAAGCGCCGAAGATTCCGGGAATTGA